AACGTCTCACGCACCGAGTGGTCGGTGATCAGGATGGTCAGCCCATCCCGCTCGCGCAACTCACGCACGATGCTCTTGATGTCTTCCACCGCGATCGGGTCGATGCCGGCGAACGGCTCGTCCAGCATCAGCAACCGCGGCTCCGTGCACAGCGAGCGCGCGATGGCGAGGCGCCGTTTCTCACCACCGGAAAGCGCGATCGCCTCGGAGTTGCGGACCTTGGTGATCTTGAAGCGCTCCAGCAGTTCCTCCGCACGGGCCTTGCGCTCTTTCTTCGAGAGCCCCGGCCGGGTTTCCAACACCGCGAGTAGGTTCTCGAAAGCGGTCAGCTTGCGGAATACCGACTCTTCCTGCGGCAGGTAGCCGAGGCCGAGACGCGCCCGACGATGCATCGGCATCCGGGAAATGTCGGTGCCATTGAATTGCACCGAGCCCGCGTCCGGCGGGATCAGGCCGGCGATCATGTAGAAGGACGTGGTCTTGCCAGCGCCGTTCGGGCCTAACAGGCCGACGATTTCACCGGGGCAGACCGCGAGGCTGACGCCATCGACCACGGCACGGCCACCGTAGCACTTGCGGAGGCCGGTGGCGGTGAGGAGCCGGTGGCCGTTCGAGGAGGAGGGAGATGACATCGATCGGTCAGCGGTTCGGTTGCACCTGCTTTGGCTTATCCTGCTTGGGCTTCTGATTCTTCTTCGGGTCGTCCTTCTCTGGCGTCTTCACGTTGAAGGTGGAGTGTCCCCCTTGGTTCTCAAAGAGCACCTTGGTCAAGTTGCCGTCATCGTCGGTGTAAACGAGGATGTAAGCGTTGGGTCCGTGCGCCTGTCCCCTCATGCCGTCTTCACCTTCCTGATAGACCCACGGCGAACCGCCTTGCAGGAGGATCTGGTGCTTCTCGAAATCGTAGACCACGGTGTGTGCGGAGGCTTCGACCGGCGCGTCCCCTTCTCTTCCGGACTTGTAGCGAATGCGAACGGCTGGCCCGGTGGCGACCATGCGCTTGATGTCGCCAAACTTGCCGCCTTTTCCACCCGCGTCGAGACCGGCGGCCAGTTGGGCTGCCTTCACCTTTTCCAGTTGTTCGGGGGTCGGCGCAGTCTTCTGCCCCTTCGTGGCCTTCATCTTCTCCAGTTGCTCCGGCGTCAGTTGGGTAGCGGGATCGAGAGGCTTCTCCGCGGCAGGGTCCCCCGGCTTCTTTTCCGTCGGCTGCGGCGTTGGCGTCGTCTGCTGCGCATCCTTGGCAGCCTTGGCCGCTGCCATTTTCTCCAGCATCTCCGGAGTCACCTCCTTCGGCGGGGCATTGGGATCCACGCTAGCAGTCTTCTCATCCTTCTGCGGCTCCATGAAAATCTTCACCTCGCTCGCACCGCTCAGGTCGAGCTCGGGATTTTTCACGGTCACATCGCCGAGGAAAATCAGCAGGCCTTCCTCCGAGTCGAAATAGGCACCATCCTTGGACTTCACCACGGTGTCGTTCGGGTCGTCGAGGGCAGGCGGACGCGGAACATCCGGCAAGACGCCCGGTGTCGGCGCGGCCATCACGCTGGCCAGCGAGGCCGCCTGCAGGAAGCTGTTCATGGTGATTCGGGCATCCTCGGACTTGGCCTTCACCGCCCCGAGTTCCTCGTCGGCAGCCTTGGTGCCTGCATCATGCTGGGAGGCGCGGCTCGCCTTTTCCGCAGCCAGTTGGTCGAGTTCGACCTGGGACAGCCGGGCCCTGGCGAAGCGCTCGGTCGTGGTAGCCGCGGGAGCGGCCGGAGTAGTCGCCGGCTGGGCCGGAGCGGCTTCCTGAGCAGTGGCGGCAGCCATCATCATGGCTCCGGCCGCGAGGGCGCGTTGGGCGGGAGAGGCATTCATGGAAGTTCGCTTGTCGGTGGTTTTGGCCACCGCCGTGACGGGGCCGTGCAGGAATCCACGGTTGTTCTTGGTGTCGAAGGCCAAGGCGGATCCGTCGACTTTCAAATCGTCGGAAACAAAGGAGACAGGCTCCTCCGAAGTGAGCAGGGAGATCTTTTTCCGGATCTCGAGCAGCGCTCGCGACATGGCGATGTTGCCCTTCAGCGTGCGATCGGGATTGAAGAAGCGGATGCGCAGGTCATTGATCTTCACCTTGTCGAGCACGGCGACGGTCTTCGGCTTGCCGGTCTTGGCATCCATCCGGGATTCCTCCCGCGTGAAGATGGTCAGATCCCCGGCATTCACCGAGGAGGTCTGGTTGTTCTTCAGATCGTAGCTCGGCAGCACCACATTCTTGAGGATGCTGCCATTCGGCAGCAGTCCGCCGGAAAACAGCCCGCCCGATTCATCCGCCGACTCCTCACCGTCCGTCTGCGGGACGCGTTCGGGGACAGTCGTCTGCGCCGTGGCGACCGCTAGCCCGAGCGCCGCTCCCATCAGGCTGACGACGAGCGGGCCGGGCAGGGAGAATTTCGAACGCAGGGGGCGGAGGGGCATAGGCGGGGCGGATCAGATCAAGCGCCGTGCGCAGCGTGGTGAATGGCGACCAGTCGGACGAGCAAGTCCTCCAGAAATTCGAGAGGAATTTGATTCGGTCCATCCGAAAGCGCGTTCGCCGGGTCGGAGTGCGTTTCCATGAAAATGCCATCGATGCCGGTGGCGATGGCCGCACGGGCCAGGACCGGAGCGAGTTCGCCATCGCCGCCGGTCGTGCCACCGAGGCCGCCGGGGCGCTGGACCGAGTGGGTGGCGTCGAAAATGACCGGCAGGCCTTCCTTCCGCATCCAGTAGAGCGAGCGCATGTCGGCCACCAGGTTGTTGTAGCCGAAAGTGGTGCCGCGCTCGGTGATCAGGAAATTCCGGCATTCGAAGGAGCGGAGCTTGTCGGCGATGTTCACCGTGTCCCACGGCGCGAGGAATTGGCCCTTCTTCACATTCACCGCGCGGCCGGTCTTGGCCGCGGCCTCCAGCAGGTCGGTCTGGCGGCACAGGAAGGCCGGTATTTGCAGCAGGTCGATGTGTTCCGCGGCGATCTCCGCGTCCTGCGGGCTGTGGACGTCGGTGGTCACCGGCACGCCCAGCTCTTTCCCGATCTCGCCCAGAATCCGGCAGCCTTCCTCGACGCCGGGGCCGCGGAATGACTTCACCGAGGTCCGGTTCGCTTTGTCGTAGGACGCCTTGAAGAGGTAGTTGATGCCGGTGCGCTTGGCGATTTCATCGATCGAGCGGGCCATTTCCCACGCGAAGGACTCGGACTCGAGCGCACAGGGACCGAGGATGAAAAACGGGGCCGGCCCGCCCACGGGGACGCTGCCAATTTGGAAGGGTTCGAAGGACATGATTGAATCTTAAGGAGGCGAAAATAATCCAAACGACCGTTTACCCGACGGATTTCTCGTATAGGGGACGCAAGTTGGCAAGAGCGGTCGTGAGAAGTTTTTCCTCAATCTCCGTCAAATTCCCCGCG
This genomic interval from Luteolibacter arcticus contains the following:
- the lptB gene encoding LPS export ABC transporter ATP-binding protein, with amino-acid sequence MSSPSSSNGHRLLTATGLRKCYGGRAVVDGVSLAVCPGEIVGLLGPNGAGKTTSFYMIAGLIPPDAGSVQFNGTDISRMPMHRRARLGLGYLPQEESVFRKLTAFENLLAVLETRPGLSKKERKARAEELLERFKITKVRNSEAIALSGGEKRRLAIARSLCTEPRLLMLDEPFAGIDPIAVEDIKSIVRELRERDGLTILITDHSVRETLSIVDRAFLIHDGRVILEGDSDVLVNDPVARKYYLGEDFRL
- the kdsA gene encoding 3-deoxy-8-phosphooctulonate synthase; the protein is MSFEPFQIGSVPVGGPAPFFILGPCALESESFAWEMARSIDEIAKRTGINYLFKASYDKANRTSVKSFRGPGVEEGCRILGEIGKELGVPVTTDVHSPQDAEIAAEHIDLLQIPAFLCRQTDLLEAAAKTGRAVNVKKGQFLAPWDTVNIADKLRSFECRNFLITERGTTFGYNNLVADMRSLYWMRKEGLPVIFDATHSVQRPGGLGGTTGGDGELAPVLARAAIATGIDGIFMETHSDPANALSDGPNQIPLEFLEDLLVRLVAIHHAAHGA